The Streptomyces nitrosporeus genome includes a window with the following:
- a CDS encoding S9 family peptidase, whose product MVTAAPYGTWPSPVDAAVAASQDGRPEYVQAVGDEVWWTEPRPAEGGRRTLVRRRADGTVETVLPEPWNPRSRVIEYGGVPWAGIARTPEEGGPLVVFVHHPDQRLYAYAPDGPDAPRPLTPLSGTGGGLRWADPRLLPERGPHGEVWCVLEEFTGPSPTDVRRVIAAVPLDGSAAGDRAAVRELSDDRHRFVTGPEISHDGRRAAWIAWDHPRMPWDGTVVMMAEITGDGAFTGVRPLVGGDDEAVAQIAWDRDGSLVFVSDISGWWELQRLRPDAPAGAVVPTSRLCAPRGEEFGGPLWKIGLSWFRLMEGGLIAVLHGRGTSRLGILDPETGELVDAAGPWTAWSDTLAVQDTRVIGIAASPATSYEVVELDTATGHTRTLGAAHRDLVDPAYYPEPRVRTFTGPDGREIHAHVYPPHHPARTGPEGELPPYVVRAHGGPTGHFPLVLDLETVYLTSRGIGVVEVNYGGSTGYGLAYRERLRGRWGVVDVEDCAAVATALADEGTADGDRLAISGGSAGGWTAAASLTGTDVYACGTISYPVLDLEGWAAGGTHDFESRYLDSLIGPYAEVPERYRERSPVNRADRLRVPFLLLQGLDDPICPPAQCERLLAAIEGRGVPHAYLTFEGESHGFRRTGTLVRALEAELSLYAQTFGFDRDDVPKLELTK is encoded by the coding sequence ATGGTGACCGCAGCGCCGTACGGAACCTGGCCGTCACCCGTCGACGCCGCCGTCGCCGCGTCGCAGGACGGCAGACCCGAGTACGTCCAGGCGGTGGGCGACGAGGTCTGGTGGACCGAACCGCGCCCGGCCGAGGGCGGACGCCGCACCCTGGTCCGCCGCCGCGCCGACGGAACCGTCGAGACCGTGCTGCCCGAACCCTGGAACCCGCGCAGCCGGGTCATCGAGTACGGCGGTGTCCCCTGGGCCGGCATCGCCCGCACCCCCGAGGAGGGCGGCCCGCTCGTCGTCTTCGTCCACCACCCCGACCAGCGGCTGTACGCCTACGCCCCGGACGGCCCGGACGCTCCCCGGCCGCTCACCCCGCTCTCCGGCACCGGCGGCGGCCTGCGCTGGGCCGACCCGCGCCTGCTCCCGGAGCGCGGGCCGCACGGCGAGGTGTGGTGCGTGCTGGAGGAGTTCACCGGGCCTTCGCCCACCGACGTACGCCGAGTGATCGCGGCCGTGCCGCTGGACGGCTCGGCCGCCGGTGACCGTGCCGCCGTACGTGAACTCAGCGACGACCGGCACCGCTTCGTCACCGGCCCCGAGATCTCGCACGACGGCCGGCGTGCCGCCTGGATCGCCTGGGACCACCCCCGGATGCCCTGGGACGGCACGGTCGTGATGATGGCCGAGATCACCGGGGACGGCGCCTTCACCGGGGTGCGCCCCCTCGTCGGCGGCGACGACGAGGCGGTCGCCCAGATCGCGTGGGACCGCGACGGCTCCCTGGTCTTCGTGTCCGACATCAGCGGCTGGTGGGAACTCCAGCGGCTGCGGCCGGACGCCCCCGCCGGGGCGGTCGTGCCCACGAGCCGGCTCTGCGCCCCCCGCGGCGAGGAGTTCGGCGGACCGCTCTGGAAGATCGGGCTGAGCTGGTTCCGGCTGATGGAGGGCGGGCTGATCGCCGTCCTGCACGGCCGGGGCACCAGCCGGCTGGGCATCCTCGACCCGGAGACCGGCGAACTCGTCGACGCGGCAGGCCCGTGGACCGCCTGGTCCGACACCCTGGCCGTACAGGACACCCGGGTCATCGGCATCGCGGCGAGCCCCGCCACCTCGTACGAGGTGGTGGAACTGGACACCGCGACCGGGCACACCCGGACCCTGGGCGCGGCCCACCGGGACCTTGTCGACCCGGCGTACTACCCCGAGCCCCGGGTCCGCACCTTCACCGGCCCGGACGGCCGTGAGATCCACGCCCACGTGTATCCGCCGCACCACCCCGCCCGCACCGGCCCCGAGGGCGAACTGCCGCCCTACGTCGTCCGGGCGCACGGCGGCCCCACCGGGCACTTCCCTCTCGTGCTCGACCTGGAGACCGTCTACCTCACCTCCCGGGGCATCGGCGTCGTGGAGGTGAACTACGGCGGCTCCACCGGCTACGGCCTGGCCTACCGCGAGCGGCTGCGAGGGCGGTGGGGCGTCGTCGACGTCGAGGACTGCGCCGCCGTCGCCACCGCCCTGGCCGACGAGGGCACCGCCGACGGGGACCGGCTGGCGATCAGCGGCGGCAGCGCCGGAGGCTGGACGGCGGCCGCCTCCCTGACCGGGACGGACGTCTACGCCTGCGGGACGATCAGCTACCCCGTCCTGGACCTGGAGGGCTGGGCGGCCGGCGGGACCCACGACTTCGAGTCCCGGTACCTCGACTCCCTCATCGGCCCCTACGCCGAGGTCCCCGAGCGCTACCGCGAACGGTCCCCCGTCAACCGGGCCGACCGCCTCCGCGTGCCCTTCCTGCTGCTCCAGGGGCTCGACGACCCCATCTGCCCGCCCGCCCAGTGCGAACGCCTCCTCGCGGCGATCGAGGGCCGGGGCGTCCCGCACGCCTACCTCACCTTCGAGGGGGAGAGCCACGGCTTCCGCCGCACCGGCACCCTGGTCCGCGCGCTGGAGGCCGAACTCTCCCTGTACGCCCAGACCTTCGGGTTCGACCGGGACGACGTCCCGAAGCTGGAACTCACGAAGTGA
- a CDS encoding M20/M25/M40 family metallo-hydrolase, giving the protein MAEAPPGPVDGTALDESVTFTSELIRIDTTNRGGGDCRERPAAEYVAERLAGAGLEPVLLERTPGRTNVVARIEGTDPSADALLVHGHLDVVPAEAADWSVHPFSGEVRDGVVWGRGAIDMKNMDAMVLAVVRAWARAGVRPRRDIVIAYTADEEASAEDGSGFLADRHPGLFEGCTEGISESGAFTFHAGPGLSLYPIAAGERGTAWLRLTAEGKAGHGSKTNRDNAVSRLAAAVARIGGHRWPVRITPTVRAALTEIAALHHIQADPDAPGFDVDELLGKLGPAAGLVEPTVRNSSNPTMLEAGYKVNVIPGRATAHIDGRMVPGGEDEFHTTLDLLTGPGVTWEYAHREVPLTAPVDSPTFRRMRAAVELFDPGARAVPYCMSGGTDAKQFSRLGIAGYGFSPLKLPVGFDYQALFHGVDERVPVDALHFGVRVLDHFLRDA; this is encoded by the coding sequence ATGGCTGAGGCGCCCCCCGGCCCGGTCGACGGCACCGCACTCGACGAGTCGGTCACGTTCACCTCCGAGCTGATCAGGATCGACACCACCAACCGCGGGGGCGGCGACTGCCGTGAACGCCCCGCCGCCGAGTACGTCGCCGAGCGGCTGGCCGGTGCCGGGCTCGAACCGGTCCTGCTGGAACGCACCCCCGGCCGGACCAACGTCGTCGCCCGGATCGAGGGCACCGACCCGTCCGCCGACGCGCTGCTGGTCCACGGACACCTCGACGTGGTCCCCGCCGAGGCCGCCGACTGGAGCGTGCACCCCTTCTCCGGCGAGGTGCGCGACGGGGTGGTGTGGGGGCGCGGCGCCATCGACATGAAGAACATGGACGCGATGGTCCTCGCCGTCGTCCGTGCCTGGGCCCGCGCCGGCGTCCGCCCCCGCCGGGACATCGTCATCGCCTACACCGCCGACGAGGAGGCCAGCGCCGAGGACGGCTCCGGCTTCCTCGCCGACCGCCACCCCGGGCTGTTCGAAGGCTGCACCGAGGGCATCAGCGAGTCCGGCGCCTTCACCTTCCACGCCGGCCCCGGCCTGTCGCTCTACCCCATCGCGGCGGGTGAACGCGGCACCGCCTGGCTGAGGCTGACCGCCGAGGGCAAGGCGGGCCACGGCTCCAAGACCAACCGGGACAACGCCGTCAGCAGGCTCGCCGCGGCCGTCGCCCGGATCGGGGGGCACCGGTGGCCGGTGCGGATCACCCCGACCGTGCGGGCCGCGCTCACCGAGATCGCCGCCCTGCACCACATCCAGGCCGACCCGGACGCCCCCGGCTTCGACGTGGACGAACTGCTGGGCAAACTGGGGCCGGCCGCCGGACTCGTCGAGCCGACCGTCCGCAACAGCAGCAACCCCACGATGCTGGAAGCCGGTTACAAGGTCAACGTGATCCCCGGACGGGCCACCGCCCACATCGACGGGCGCATGGTGCCCGGCGGCGAGGACGAGTTCCACACGACCCTGGACCTGCTGACCGGCCCCGGTGTCACCTGGGAGTACGCACACCGCGAGGTCCCGCTCACGGCACCGGTGGACTCGCCGACGTTCCGGAGGATGCGGGCCGCCGTCGAACTGTTCGACCCGGGCGCCCGTGCCGTGCCCTACTGCATGTCCGGCGGCACCGACGCCAAGCAGTTCTCCCGGCTCGGTATCGCCGGCTACGGCTTCTCCCCGCTGAAACTGCCCGTCGGCTTCGACTACCAGGCGCTCTTCCACGGCGTCGACGAGCGGGTCCCCGTCGACGCCCTGCACTTCGGCGTCCGCGTCCTGGACCACTTCCTGCGCGACGCCTGA